The Clostridium botulinum BKT015925 genome includes the window GATAATATATTAGTAGCTCAAGTTGCAGATGAACTACTAAATATTACTGGTGTTCAGGCGTCATTTGTTCTTGCTAAAATAAATGATGATGTGGTTATAAGTGCAAGATCTTTTGGAGATATAAACGTTCAAGTTATATTAGAGTCTCTAGGAGGGGGAGGACATATGACTATGGCTGGTGCAAAATTACAAAATATTTCTATAGATGAAGCAAAATCAAAATTACAAGATGTTATTTATAAATATTTAGGGGAAGGTGAATAATAATGAAAGTAATTTTATTAAAAGATGTAAAAGGAAAAGGAAAAAAGGGAGAAGTTATAAATGCATCAGATGGATATGCAAGAAACTTTTTGTTGCCAAGAGGACTTGCGGAAGAAGCTACAGATTCAAATATGCACATATTAAATAGACAACAAGAAGCTGAGAGAAAGAAAAAATTAGAAGAAACTGAAAAGGCACAAGGTTTAGCTGACAGTTTAAGAAATAAAGAAGTTAAGATAATTGGTAAAGCTGGAGATAATGGAAGATTATTTGGAGCTATAACAAGCAAAGATATAGCAACTGAATTAAAGAAACAATACAAAGTAACTGTAGATAAAAAGAAAGTTGTAACAGATACAATAAAACAATTAGGCGAATATGAAGTAGAGGTAAAATTATATCCAGAGATATCAACTAAGATAAAAGTTGTTATTACAGAAAAATAAATTGTACAAAGGAAGGGGGAAACCTAAAGGAATTTCCTTATGAATAGGATTTCTTGAAGGGGAACAATATTGAAATTTTCAGTATTAGATGAGAAGTTAAAAAAACAAATAGATTTTTTAAATGATAATATGCCTTTAGATATACAAGTAGATGTATTAGAGGATGTTGTAAGAAAAATATTAGATGAAAAAACAATAAGATCAAGAATCATAAAATATAAACTTAATAAACAATTACATTCTGATGATATATTAAAAAGAATTTATGCTATAAACAAGATAGTAAGCGACGGTAAGGGCATAGACATAGTTCCGAGTGAAGATACTATTTCCGAGGCAATAGAAAATACTAAAATGTATATTGCACAGGTTATCGCAAGAAGATATGTAGAAAATAGTATAGAAAAAGATGTAGAACAGGCAATTTTAGAAAAGCAAGAAAAGTATATAGAAGATGTTAGACTAGGTATTATTAGAAAAAGAAAAGGTTCCGAAAATGCTAAGACTTTAAAAAAGTATTCTAAATTACAGGAATTAGATTCTAAAAAGTTGTCTAATAATATACTATCTATGTTAAGACCTCAGAGTTTTTCTGAAATTGTTGGACAGGAAAGAGCTATAAAATCTCTTGTATCAAAACTTGCATCACCATATCCTCAACATATAATCCTTTATGGACCTCCAGGAGTGGGTAAAACTACAGCAGCAAGACTTGCACTTGAAGAAGTTAAAAAAATAAAGCATACTCCTTTTGATGAAGATGGTAAATTCGTAGAAGTAGATGGAACAACACTTAGATGGGATCCAAGGGAAATAACAAATCCCCTTTTAGGTTCAGTACATGATCCTATATATCAGGGAAGTAAAAGAGATTTAGCTGAAATTGGAGTTCCAGAGCCTAAGCCTGGTTTAGTTACAGAGGCACATGGTGGAGTTCTTTTTATTGATGAAATTGGAGAGCTTGATGATATTCTTCAAAATAAGCTACTAAAAGTTTTAGAAGATAAAAGGGTTGAATTTTCATCATCTTATTATGATCCTGATGATGAAAACATTCCAAAGTATATAAAGTATTTATTTG containing:
- the rplI gene encoding 50S ribosomal protein L9, whose product is MKVILLKDVKGKGKKGEVINASDGYARNFLLPRGLAEEATDSNMHILNRQQEAERKKKLEETEKAQGLADSLRNKEVKIIGKAGDNGRLFGAITSKDIATELKKQYKVTVDKKKVVTDTIKQLGEYEVEVKLYPEISTKIKVVITEK
- the lonC gene encoding Lon family ATP-dependent protease codes for the protein MPLDIQVDVLEDVVRKILDEKTIRSRIIKYKLNKQLHSDDILKRIYAINKIVSDGKGIDIVPSEDTISEAIENTKMYIAQVIARRYVENSIEKDVEQAILEKQEKYIEDVRLGIIRKRKGSENAKTLKKYSKLQELDSKKLSNNILSMLRPQSFSEIVGQERAIKSLVSKLASPYPQHIILYGPPGVGKTTAARLALEEVKKIKHTPFDEDGKFVEVDGTTLRWDPREITNPLLGSVHDPIYQGSKRDLAEIGVPEPKPGLVTEAHGGVLFIDEIGELDDILQNKLLKVLEDKRVEFSSSYYDPDDENIPKYIKYLFENGAPADFVLIGATTREPKDINPALRSRCTEVYFEPLSSKDVENIVEDAAGRLNIKLEDGVSTLISKYTVEGRKAVNLLADAYGYVLYNEKVDDTEVVIKIKDIEEVISISRLTPFEQVYHNEEPEVGHIYGLGVSGYIGSTIEIEAAAFESKDKGKGFVRFNDTAGSMAKDSVFNAASVIRKLTNKDVKDYDIHVNAVGGGRIDGPSAGAAITVCIISALLNKPIRQDIAVTGEISLRGKIKPVGGIFEKVYGARRKGIKCVIVPKDNLREVPKGLKDIDVKAVDNIEELIKIVFDE